The nucleotide sequence GAGTTGCTGAAGACGTTGCCGCGGCGCACGGTGTCGTTCGCGGCGCACCGCATTCCCGATGATCCCTGGTTTGCCTATGACGTCTTGAAATTCGATTTGCGAGACTTCCGCGCTCACATCGATACGCGCACGTTGTTTGCGCTCAACTGGAAATTTGGCGGCTCCGCGTCGCGATTGAAGCAAGGCGAGACGCCGGAGAAGTTGAACGCGCTGTTCAACGAATGGATCGAAAAGGCGAGCGCCGACGATTGGGTGCAGCCGATGGCCATTTGCGGCGTGTATCCGTGCCAATCGGATGGAAGCGAAGTCATTGTCTACGATCCCGAAGACACAAGCCGGATCGTATGCCGGTTCGGTTTTCCTCTTGTGATCGGCGCGGGCAAGAAAGACACGGTCTGCGCGGCTCAGTACTTCCATCCCAAGAATTCGGGACAATTCGACGCCATTGGCGTTCAGATTTCCACCAGCGGGCCGCACGTGGATTATCACATCAACAAGTTTCGCGAGGCGGGCGATTCGGAGTCCACGCTCTACCTGCAAGGGTTGTCGGATCGGGTGGCCGAGGACCTCGCCGACTACGTGCATGGGAAAATGCGCGCGCGTCTTGGCTTCGACGCGAAACACGGCATCCGCTGGTCGCCGGGTTATCCCGCGATGGCAGACACCAAGTACAACAGGACGATTCTCGAGACACTGCACGCGCAGGAACTCATCGGTGTTCGTATCACGGAGGCGGGTGAGTTTTCGCCAACCGGAACAACGGCCGCGGTCGTGTGCTTCCATCCTGACGCGCGCTACACGTAATACGGTTGAAGCGGGGTATTGGAGACCGGGAGTGAAGAGTAAGCAAAACCCATATCGCCATCTTATCCTTGTGTGCACGGGAGATTCGTGTGCCGACAAGAAGGCCAAGAAGTTGCGCGACGAGATTCGCGAGTTGCTGGAAGAGCGTGGTCTGGACGACGAGGTCCGCTGCTCGCGCACGGACTGTCTCGGGAAGTGCGGCGACGGGCCCAACGTTGTGGTGTCGCCGGGAGACCGCTGGTTCAAAGGCGTGAAGCCCAAGGACGCGAAAGAACTCCTGGACGCCGTGCTTCATGGGACGGAGAAGCACCGAACGATGGACTCGAATACCCTGGGAGCCGCTTATCTCGAATCGATCGTGTATCGCTTCGAAGGCGCGAAGGAACTCGGCGACAAGGCTTTGGCGCAGACTTCGGACGACGACCTGACTTGGCGTCCGGATGAGGAGTCCAATTCGATAGCCGTGATTGTGCAGCATTTGCACGGCAACATGCTGTCGCGATGGACCGATTTTCTGACAACGGACGGCGAAAAACCCACGAGAAACCGCGATGGCGAATTCGTCGAACCGGAGTCGGCCACGCGCTCGGCAATCCTTGCGAAATGGGAGCAAGGCTGGGCGTGCATGCTGAGCACTTTGCGAGCGTTGAAGCCCGACGATTTGCTCAAGGACGTGACCATTCGAGGACAGAAGCTCACGGTGCTCGACGCGATCCAGCGACAGTTGGCCCACGTGCCGTATCATGTCGGACAGATTGTGTACTTGGCGCGCATGCGCAAGGGAGCGGAGTGGCAGACGTTGTCTATTGCGCGCGGGCAATCCGGGCAATACGTACCGCAGAAGAGGGACTGAGCGGCTCCATGCAAACCAACGCGCTTCCGCATGAGAAGATCATCTTTGTGTGCACCAACGTACGCGAACCGGGCGAACGCGTATGCTGCGCGGGAGCCGGCGGTTGCGAACTGCGCGACAAGCTCAAAGCGATGGTCAAGGCCCGCCAACTGCGGTCCAAAGTCCGCGTGAGCCAGTCCGGCTGCATGGACAAATGCGAAGACGGCCCCAACATCATGATCTTTCCCGACAACGTATGGTTGTCAGGCGTACACGAATCCGATCTCAACGCGATTGTTGATGCGGTCGCGCGCGCCGTCGAAACCGGTGAGCCGCTCGGGCTGGGCTGAACCCCGGAATCCTCCCAGCGGTCTCAATCCTGATTTCTACGCTACGACTTCCACGTATTCCGTGGTCACGCTGTCCTTATCCAGGTGGAAGAGCCGGAATCCTTTTGACGTCGTACCGTCGTGGTTGTCGCGCGTGGAGGAACAGCACGCGGTGGTCGTGAACAGAATACCGTCGCGGGTCTCTTCCTGATTGCCGTGGAAATGGCCTGAAGCCACGAGCTTGAGGTTGTGTTCCGAAAATAAGCCGAGGACTTCGTCGGCGTTCTGCACGCGATAGGCTTTTGTATTCGGGTTGAAGGGGTGATGCGTGAAAAGCGCAAT is from Candidatus Hydrogenedentota bacterium and encodes:
- a CDS encoding DUF1572 family protein; translated protein: MKSKQNPYRHLILVCTGDSCADKKAKKLRDEIRELLEERGLDDEVRCSRTDCLGKCGDGPNVVVSPGDRWFKGVKPKDAKELLDAVLHGTEKHRTMDSNTLGAAYLESIVYRFEGAKELGDKALAQTSDDDLTWRPDEESNSIAVIVQHLHGNMLSRWTDFLTTDGEKPTRNRDGEFVEPESATRSAILAKWEQGWACMLSTLRALKPDDLLKDVTIRGQKLTVLDAIQRQLAHVPYHVGQIVYLARMRKGAEWQTLSIARGQSGQYVPQKRD
- a CDS encoding (2Fe-2S) ferredoxin domain-containing protein; amino-acid sequence: MQTNALPHEKIIFVCTNVREPGERVCCAGAGGCELRDKLKAMVKARQLRSKVRVSQSGCMDKCEDGPNIMIFPDNVWLSGVHESDLNAIVDAVARAVETGEPLGLG